The Chitinophaga sp. H8 genome contains a region encoding:
- a CDS encoding efflux RND transporter permease subunit: protein MNRFIKKVLAFSLSNKYFIFFAAGILAVAGYISFKQIGVDAFPDVTNTSVTIITQWPGRSAEEVEKFVTRPVEIAMNRAQGKTDIRSSSLFGLSVIKVVFEDNITDDFARIQVNNNITSASLPEGADAEIQPPYGPTGEIYRYTLESNKRTVQEMKTIQDWVIERNLLAVPGVADIVSFGGEVKIYQVTIDPDKAVQYDITAREMFEALSKSNINVGGDVIVKNAQAYVVRGIGILNDVDEIRNIIVDHINGTPILVKDVADVTISSLPRLGQVGRDRDNDVVEGIVVMRKGENPATVIAGLKEKITELNTRILPDDVKIKPFYNREDLIEFSTHTVLHNMLEGIIFVTVIVFLFMADWRTTIIVSVVIPLSLLFAFVCLKLKGMSANLLSMGAIDFGIIIDGAVVMIEGIFVVFDKRAHKEGMERFNKLSKLGMIRKACMENGKGIFFAKLIIITGLLPIFTFEKVEGKMFSPLAWTLGFALLGALVLTFTLVPALASVLLRKNVKEKKNIFLEFITRNTLRIFNYCFKRRRVAFPVALVALLIGLYCFRFLGTEFLPQLNEGAIYIRATGPLSTSLDESVTLANDMRKKLLTFPEVKQVMSQTGRPNDGTDATGFYNIEFHVDIFPQGEWKSGISKQELIKQMERKLDGIPGINLNFSQPIMDNVEEAVSGVKGSLVVKLYGDDFKLIEEKEEQIEKILQSVRGVEDLGILRNIGQPELRINLNQQKMALYGVTTEDANSVIEMAIGGKAATKIYEGEKSFDLRIRYPESFRESEAAIGNLTVPTLRGNKIPLKEIAEINHITGPSMIYRDKHMRYGAIKFSVRGRDLGSTIKEAQEKVQEQVKIPKGYTLQWAGDFENQERATARLAQVVPISLLLIFLILFILFGKVKDALLVLNNVPFAIIGGIFALWLTGINFSISAGIGFIALFGICVQNGVILLSKFKSNIRTMNDQHDFSLVKAIREGVESRIRPVIMTAMMAAIGLLPAAMSTGIGSETARPLARVVIGGLITDTAFNLFIFPIVFYWVYRRMLRKDKGDITPAPVV from the coding sequence ATGAACAGATTTATCAAAAAAGTGCTGGCTTTTTCGCTAAGCAATAAATACTTCATATTCTTTGCTGCCGGTATATTGGCGGTAGCAGGGTATATCAGTTTCAAACAAATAGGGGTAGATGCTTTCCCGGATGTTACCAATACTTCTGTCACCATTATCACGCAGTGGCCTGGCCGCAGTGCGGAAGAAGTGGAGAAGTTTGTAACACGGCCGGTGGAAATAGCGATGAACCGGGCACAGGGCAAAACAGATATCCGTTCTTCCTCCCTGTTTGGTTTGTCTGTGATCAAAGTGGTTTTTGAAGATAATATAACAGATGATTTTGCCCGCATCCAGGTGAACAACAACATTACAAGCGCCAGCCTGCCGGAAGGGGCTGATGCTGAAATACAACCACCTTACGGGCCTACAGGAGAGATTTACCGGTATACCCTGGAAAGCAATAAGCGTACGGTACAGGAGATGAAAACAATACAGGATTGGGTCATTGAACGCAACCTGCTGGCAGTACCGGGTGTAGCAGATATCGTGAGCTTTGGGGGAGAGGTGAAGATATACCAGGTTACTATTGATCCTGACAAAGCCGTGCAATATGATATCACTGCCCGTGAAATGTTTGAAGCACTCTCCAAAAGCAATATTAATGTAGGGGGAGATGTAATTGTTAAAAATGCACAGGCCTATGTGGTAAGAGGGATCGGTATCCTGAATGATGTGGATGAGATAAGGAATATCATCGTAGATCATATCAACGGCACCCCTATACTGGTGAAGGATGTGGCAGACGTAACGATATCCAGTTTGCCGAGGCTGGGACAGGTGGGACGTGACAGGGACAATGATGTGGTAGAAGGAATCGTAGTCATGCGTAAGGGCGAAAATCCGGCAACGGTGATTGCAGGACTGAAAGAGAAGATCACAGAGCTGAATACCCGTATTCTGCCTGATGATGTGAAAATAAAGCCTTTCTATAACCGGGAAGACCTGATCGAGTTTTCTACCCATACGGTATTGCATAATATGCTGGAAGGGATCATTTTTGTTACAGTGATCGTATTCCTCTTTATGGCCGACTGGCGTACTACCATCATTGTATCAGTAGTAATTCCCCTGTCATTATTGTTTGCTTTTGTGTGCCTCAAACTGAAAGGGATGAGTGCCAACCTGCTTTCTATGGGGGCTATTGATTTTGGGATCATTATAGATGGGGCGGTAGTGATGATAGAAGGCATCTTTGTAGTGTTCGATAAGCGTGCGCATAAGGAAGGTATGGAACGCTTTAATAAGCTGAGTAAGCTGGGAATGATCCGTAAAGCTTGTATGGAAAATGGGAAAGGTATTTTCTTTGCTAAGCTGATTATCATTACCGGGTTGCTGCCCATATTTACTTTTGAAAAAGTGGAAGGCAAAATGTTTTCTCCGCTGGCCTGGACGCTGGGCTTTGCTCTGCTGGGAGCGCTGGTACTCACTTTTACGCTGGTGCCTGCTTTAGCCAGTGTGCTCTTACGTAAAAATGTGAAGGAGAAGAAGAATATCTTCCTGGAGTTTATTACCCGCAATACGCTACGTATTTTTAATTACTGTTTTAAGCGGCGCAGGGTTGCTTTTCCGGTAGCCCTGGTGGCATTGTTGATAGGATTGTATTGTTTTCGTTTTTTAGGCACGGAGTTTTTGCCACAGCTGAATGAAGGGGCCATTTATATCCGGGCTACCGGTCCGCTAAGTACTTCACTGGATGAATCCGTTACCCTGGCCAATGATATGCGTAAAAAGCTGCTCACCTTTCCGGAGGTAAAACAGGTAATGTCACAGACAGGGCGACCTAATGACGGGACAGATGCTACCGGATTCTATAACATAGAATTTCACGTGGATATTTTCCCGCAGGGAGAATGGAAGAGTGGTATTTCCAAGCAGGAGCTGATCAAGCAGATGGAGCGAAAACTGGATGGTATTCCGGGGATCAACCTCAATTTTTCCCAGCCTATTATGGATAATGTAGAAGAAGCAGTATCAGGTGTAAAAGGCTCGCTGGTGGTCAAGTTGTATGGAGATGATTTTAAGCTGATAGAAGAAAAAGAGGAACAGATAGAAAAGATATTGCAGTCGGTAAGAGGTGTAGAAGACCTGGGTATATTACGTAACATAGGGCAGCCGGAATTGCGTATTAACCTGAATCAGCAGAAAATGGCCCTGTATGGTGTTACTACAGAGGATGCCAATTCTGTGATAGAAATGGCTATAGGAGGGAAAGCTGCCACGAAGATCTACGAAGGGGAAAAATCATTCGACCTGCGGATACGTTATCCGGAAAGTTTCCGGGAAAGTGAAGCTGCTATCGGTAACCTCACTGTACCTACTTTACGGGGCAATAAGATTCCCCTGAAAGAAATAGCGGAGATCAATCACATTACCGGACCCAGTATGATTTACCGGGATAAGCATATGCGTTATGGGGCTATCAAGTTCTCCGTAAGAGGGCGTGACCTTGGCAGCACCATTAAAGAAGCACAGGAAAAAGTACAGGAACAGGTAAAGATTCCCAAGGGTTATACCTTGCAGTGGGCAGGAGATTTTGAGAACCAGGAAAGAGCTACTGCCCGGTTGGCACAGGTAGTACCTATCAGCCTGTTGCTGATTTTCCTGATTCTGTTTATTCTTTTCGGGAAGGTGAAAGATGCTTTGCTGGTATTGAATAATGTGCCCTTTGCCATTATAGGCGGCATCTTTGCCCTGTGGCTGACGGGGATTAATTTTAGTATATCGGCAGGTATTGGATTTATCGCTTTGTTCGGTATCTGTGTGCAGAATGGGGTGATCCTGCTGTCGAAATTCAAAAGTAATATCCGTACCATGAATGATCAGCATGATTTTAGTCTGGTCAAGGCTATCCGGGAAGGGGTGGAGTCGCGGATCCGTCCGGTGATCATGACGGCCATGATGGCAGCAATAGGCTTATTACCGGCTGCTATGAGTACCGGTATTGGTTCTGAAACTGCCCGCCCGCTGGCAAGGGTGGTGATAGGCGGACTGATTACTGATACAGCTTTTAACCTGTTTATATTTCCTATTGTGTTTTACTGGGTATACCGTCGTATGTTGAGAAAAGATAAAGGAGATATTACGCCTGCTCCGGTGGTTTAA
- a CDS encoding efflux RND transporter periplasmic adaptor subunit: MKKGMNVYIPAGFLSLLFLLSACGRKTEVQATQPWRLTDSLLNTLAIDTATSKSVENELLLTGKITANEDMVARIFPMVSGNVTAVKVHSGDFVQKGQTLAILKSAEMAGFTADKSIAASEMKTAKRNMEVAASFYQSGLTSEKEYEMAKSEYDKTVASYHKSLEILDINGGQHQADYLVKSPVPGFVISKKAAEHMQWRQDNADPIFVVADLKTVWAMISIFESDVAGVREGDEVQMTTLAYPDKVFTGKIDKIYNVLDPENKVMRARVVVSNPDFILKPEMFVRVKARRHDDSAMLAIPSRGIIFDHNKYYVLVLKKENPGVEIREIAISKTVDGRAYLSAGLKEGDRIIASRQVFIYETLSDTQNK; encoded by the coding sequence ATGAAAAAAGGAATGAATGTATATATACCTGCCGGCTTTTTATCCCTCCTGTTTTTGTTGAGCGCCTGTGGCCGTAAAACGGAAGTACAGGCTACCCAACCCTGGAGGCTGACAGATTCCCTGTTAAATACCCTGGCTATAGATACTGCCACGAGTAAGTCTGTTGAAAACGAATTATTGCTTACGGGTAAAATTACCGCCAATGAAGATATGGTGGCCCGGATATTCCCGATGGTGAGTGGCAATGTAACGGCAGTAAAAGTACATTCCGGCGATTTTGTACAAAAGGGGCAAACCCTGGCGATATTAAAAAGTGCGGAGATGGCAGGGTTTACTGCTGATAAAAGTATTGCGGCCAGTGAAATGAAAACGGCTAAACGTAATATGGAAGTAGCGGCCTCTTTTTATCAAAGCGGGCTCACCTCCGAAAAGGAATATGAAATGGCTAAAAGTGAGTATGATAAAACGGTAGCCAGTTATCATAAATCCCTGGAGATCCTTGATATTAATGGGGGGCAGCACCAGGCCGACTACCTGGTCAAATCTCCGGTGCCTGGTTTTGTGATCAGCAAAAAGGCGGCAGAACACATGCAATGGCGCCAGGATAATGCAGATCCCATTTTTGTGGTAGCTGATCTGAAAACAGTCTGGGCCATGATCAGCATATTCGAATCTGATGTAGCAGGCGTGCGTGAAGGGGATGAAGTGCAAATGACTACGCTGGCTTATCCTGATAAGGTATTTACCGGTAAAATAGATAAGATATATAACGTACTGGATCCCGAAAATAAAGTCATGCGGGCCAGGGTAGTGGTCAGCAATCCGGACTTTATCCTGAAACCGGAAATGTTTGTACGTGTAAAAGCCCGCCGGCATGACGACAGTGCTATGTTGGCGATCCCTTCCAGGGGAATCATCTTTGACCATAATAAGTATTATGTGCTGGTACTTAAAAAAGAAAACCCAGGTGTAGAAATCCGGGAAATAGCAATCTCTAAGACGGTGGATGGCAGAGCCTATCTGTCGGCAGGGTTAAAAGAGGGTGACAGGATCATTGCATCCCGTCAGGTATTTATTTATGAAACACTGAGCGACACACAAAATAAATAG
- a CDS encoding TolC family protein: MLHRFTFLTCLLMLIAGWTLTASGQQTDTLSLTLKEAEQLLLQRNIPLLMQRYNLDAAQAEVITAKLYDNPEVSFENTLYSNTTKKFFDFSYEGQNTLQIQQVFKLAGKRNKAIKLAQSGVKMTQYQFYDLLRTLRFSLRDNFYDLYYKQQSLATFGRQISFLQKIVTVFEQQQKLGNVAPKEIIRLKSLLYDLQHDQLELQKDIQQTQSDLAVLIREPATIHLQPQMPADEILPSVSSYAFTTLLDTARQNRYDLKIAAEQIHYNQLNVQLQQAMAVPDVQLGLSYDKQGNFERNYNGLSIAMPLPVFNRNQGNIKMAKAVLESSKLELAGQEDTLEHEVMNSYQQALKTEKLMADFDPDFEKDYTRMMEEVQKNFGAHNIGLLEFIDLYDAYRNSILKMNALRYERLNALESINFSTGALLFHP; this comes from the coding sequence ATGTTACATCGTTTTACTTTTCTTACCTGCCTGCTGATGCTTATAGCAGGATGGACACTAACCGCTTCAGGACAACAAACAGATACCTTATCACTTACATTAAAAGAAGCAGAGCAGTTATTATTGCAGCGCAATATACCCCTGCTGATGCAGCGCTATAACCTTGATGCTGCACAGGCCGAGGTGATTACTGCCAAACTTTATGATAATCCTGAAGTAAGTTTTGAAAACACCCTTTACAGTAATACCACCAAAAAGTTCTTCGATTTTTCCTATGAGGGGCAAAATACCTTGCAGATACAACAGGTATTTAAGCTGGCGGGAAAGCGTAATAAGGCTATTAAACTGGCACAGAGCGGCGTTAAAATGACGCAGTACCAGTTTTACGATCTGTTGCGCACCTTAAGGTTTTCCTTGCGGGATAACTTTTATGACCTGTATTACAAACAGCAGTCACTAGCCACTTTTGGACGGCAGATCAGCTTTTTGCAGAAGATTGTTACGGTATTTGAGCAGCAGCAGAAATTAGGCAATGTGGCTCCTAAAGAAATTATCCGGTTAAAATCATTGCTCTATGACCTGCAGCATGATCAGCTGGAGTTGCAAAAAGATATACAACAAACACAGTCCGACCTGGCCGTGCTCATCAGGGAACCAGCTACCATTCATTTACAACCGCAGATGCCGGCGGATGAAATATTGCCTTCCGTTAGCAGTTATGCATTTACCACCTTGCTGGATACGGCCCGGCAAAACCGGTATGACCTTAAAATCGCTGCAGAGCAGATTCATTATAACCAATTGAATGTACAGTTACAGCAAGCCATGGCAGTACCGGACGTGCAACTGGGGCTGTCGTATGACAAGCAAGGCAATTTTGAGCGCAATTATAACGGTCTCAGTATTGCCATGCCTTTGCCGGTATTTAACCGGAACCAGGGAAATATAAAGATGGCAAAAGCAGTATTGGAAAGCAGCAAGTTGGAATTAGCCGGGCAGGAAGATACCCTGGAACATGAAGTGATGAACAGTTACCAGCAGGCGTTAAAAACAGAAAAGTTAATGGCAGATTTTGATCCGGACTTTGAAAAAGATTATACGCGGATGATGGAAGAGGTACAAAAAAATTTTGGTGCACATAATATCGGATTACTTGAATTTATCGATTTGTACGATGCATACCGCAACAGTATTCTAAAGATGAATGCCTTGCGGTATGAACGGCTCAATGCCCTGGAATCCATCAATTTCAGTACCGGTGCACTATTATTTCACCCTTAA
- a CDS encoding HAMP domain-containing sensor histidine kinase, which translates to MKIRHRLSLQFTLISGIILSVIFAAIYLLFAGYVSNSFYKILQVRALITAQVYLEEDELTKKKFKEIEASYQQSIPDESSNIYNAANEPVFIEKVKYKWPPELLETIREKKLYRFTYKDKPAIGMFYPDNQGDFVVIIAARNKAGQQQLGYLLWILVGTFCLGVLVIFIMGQWYARKALQPINNINRQMKKIRSNNLHLRVKSGRNKDEVDELATNFNQLLEHLEGAFELQKSFVSNASHELRTPLTSIIGEIEVTLQRNRNAEEYLQSLRSVLDESVKLKTITDGLLQLTRVDFDLDTTHLEEVRLDELLWELQQYWRSKTPARVLEVQLLHMPEDAALLAIKGNRQLLTLALQNIIKNGFKFSYDQPVTCILDYNSKGMLLTISDKGIGIAPAEQERIFLPLYRAANAHAFAGFGVGLPMAQKILQLHHATITVQSEMQQGTTFSIFFALG; encoded by the coding sequence ATGAAGATCAGGCATCGTTTATCCTTACAGTTTACATTGATATCAGGTATTATCTTATCTGTGATATTCGCAGCGATCTACCTGTTATTTGCCGGATATGTGAGCAACAGCTTTTACAAGATACTGCAGGTACGGGCGTTGATCACGGCACAGGTGTATCTGGAAGAGGACGAGCTGACCAAGAAAAAGTTCAAGGAAATAGAGGCGAGTTATCAGCAGAGTATCCCGGATGAATCCAGTAATATTTATAACGCAGCGAATGAGCCGGTATTTATTGAAAAGGTAAAATATAAGTGGCCGCCTGAACTACTGGAAACCATCCGCGAAAAAAAGCTGTACCGGTTTACCTACAAAGACAAACCCGCGATAGGGATGTTTTATCCCGACAACCAGGGCGATTTTGTTGTGATCATTGCAGCACGTAATAAAGCCGGGCAGCAGCAATTAGGATATTTATTATGGATCCTGGTGGGTACTTTCTGTCTGGGGGTACTGGTGATCTTTATTATGGGGCAGTGGTACGCCCGTAAGGCACTACAACCTATCAATAATATCAACCGGCAGATGAAAAAGATCCGCTCCAATAATCTGCATCTGCGGGTAAAGAGTGGCAGGAATAAGGATGAAGTAGATGAGCTGGCCACTAATTTTAATCAACTGCTGGAACACCTGGAAGGGGCTTTTGAATTGCAGAAATCATTTGTATCCAATGCTTCTCATGAGTTGCGCACGCCATTAACCTCTATCATTGGTGAAATTGAAGTTACCCTGCAAAGGAACCGTAATGCGGAGGAGTACCTGCAATCATTGCGAAGCGTACTGGATGAATCCGTAAAGCTGAAAACCATTACGGACGGTTTACTACAGCTTACACGTGTAGATTTTGACCTCGATACCACCCACCTGGAAGAGGTAAGGCTGGACGAATTGTTATGGGAGCTGCAGCAATACTGGCGCTCAAAGACGCCTGCCAGGGTGTTGGAAGTACAGCTGCTGCATATGCCGGAAGATGCGGCACTCCTCGCTATAAAGGGCAACCGGCAATTGCTCACCTTGGCACTGCAGAATATCATCAAAAATGGCTTCAAGTTTTCTTACGATCAACCTGTTACCTGTATACTGGATTACAATTCCAAGGGGATGCTTTTAACCATCAGTGATAAAGGCATCGGTATTGCACCGGCAGAACAGGAACGTATCTTTTTGCCACTCTACCGTGCTGCCAATGCACACGCTTTTGCCGGATTTGGCGTAGGACTACCTATGGCCCAGAAAATACTGCAGCTGCATCATGCTACTATTACTGTACAGAGCGAAATGCAGCAAGGTACTACTTTTAGTATCTTCTTTGCGTTGGGGTAA
- a CDS encoding response regulator transcription factor, producing the protein MKILVIEDEPKVGAFIKRGLEEQLHQVELASDGASGQYAAMQQDYDLIILDIMLPDINGLTICKNIRARQVHTPILMLTALNTTHDVVDGLNAGADDYLAKPFHFSELLARINALSRRNQYFPQGNATLSLSDLQLDTYTKMASREGKEIVLTAKEYALLELFLKNTGKVLSRAFIAEAVWGIEFDTGTNTIDVYVNYLRNKIEKGFSGERLIHTVVGMGYVMKLK; encoded by the coding sequence ATGAAAATATTAGTCATAGAAGATGAACCCAAAGTGGGTGCCTTTATAAAAAGAGGGCTGGAAGAGCAGTTGCACCAGGTAGAACTGGCCAGCGATGGGGCCTCCGGTCAGTATGCTGCCATGCAGCAGGACTATGATCTGATCATCCTGGATATCATGCTCCCGGATATCAATGGGCTAACGATTTGTAAAAACATACGTGCCAGACAGGTACATACTCCTATATTGATGCTGACGGCATTAAATACCACACATGATGTGGTGGATGGCTTAAATGCCGGTGCAGACGATTACCTGGCCAAACCTTTTCATTTTTCTGAACTCCTGGCCAGGATCAATGCCCTGTCCAGGAGAAACCAGTATTTTCCGCAGGGCAATGCCACGCTCTCCCTGTCAGACCTGCAGCTGGATACCTATACCAAAATGGCCAGCCGGGAAGGGAAGGAGATTGTGTTAACCGCCAAGGAATACGCCTTGCTGGAGCTGTTTCTGAAAAACACCGGTAAGGTGCTTTCCCGTGCATTTATTGCGGAAGCAGTATGGGGTATTGAGTTTGATACAGGTACCAATACCATTGATGTATATGTCAATTACCTGCGTAATAAAATAGAAAAAGGCTTCTCCGGCGAGCGCCTTATTCATACAGTTGTGGGAATGGGATATGTGATGAAGTTAAAGTAG
- a CDS encoding GNAT family N-acetyltransferase, giving the protein MNLPVIAANGIVLRPITETDTAAIFHHFSNDTVTRYMDIPSFSDISEATQIIHFFQESLVKGTGMRWAITIPGHPELVGTCGLHNLNKTHYKGEVGYDLHPDFWGKGIMTNAIHEVLLYAFNQLQLNRVEAFVDPANTASANLLRRVGFEKEGFLRDAFFEKGRFVDAALYSILKRTHARENIFNG; this is encoded by the coding sequence ATGAACCTACCGGTAATAGCAGCAAACGGCATTGTATTAAGACCCATTACTGAAACAGATACTGCGGCCATCTTCCATCATTTTTCCAATGATACCGTCACCCGGTATATGGATATTCCCAGCTTCTCTGATATTTCAGAAGCTACACAGATCATTCATTTTTTTCAGGAAAGCCTGGTCAAAGGTACCGGTATGCGGTGGGCCATTACTATCCCGGGGCATCCCGAACTGGTGGGCACCTGTGGGTTACACAACCTGAACAAAACACATTATAAAGGAGAAGTGGGATACGATCTTCATCCCGACTTCTGGGGTAAAGGTATTATGACCAATGCCATACATGAAGTACTGCTGTATGCTTTTAATCAGCTGCAGTTAAACCGGGTAGAGGCTTTTGTAGACCCTGCCAATACCGCTTCGGCCAACCTCCTACGGCGGGTAGGCTTTGAAAAGGAAGGTTTCCTGCGGGATGCTTTTTTTGAAAAGGGACGATTTGTAGATGCAGCGTTATACAGCATTTTAAAACGTACCCATGCGCGGGAAAATATATTTAACGGATAA
- a CDS encoding class I SAM-dependent methyltransferase yields the protein MKQNIYDNDIFFQGYQQLRATESGLNAALEEPALYALLPALSGLDILDLGCGTGKFCRLAAATAATVTGADISQKMLQEAIRQTKAANVTYICAPTEELTFAQQRFNLVVSSLALHYIANYQQVVTNVFQWLQPGGQFIFSVEHPMCTAMHHAQWQTDEAGNILHWPVDNYQEETIRHTTWFVENVIKYHRTTATYVNTLIQAGFRIAGLHEPLPVKEYLEQRPSLVRECRRPPFLLLAATKPSI from the coding sequence ATGAAGCAGAACATCTACGACAACGATATTTTCTTTCAGGGCTATCAGCAGCTGCGCGCTACGGAAAGCGGGCTGAATGCTGCGCTGGAAGAACCTGCACTATATGCATTGCTGCCGGCATTATCCGGTCTTGACATCCTGGACCTGGGCTGTGGTACCGGAAAATTTTGTCGCCTTGCCGCCGCAACCGCCGCTACCGTGACCGGTGCGGATATTTCACAAAAAATGCTGCAGGAAGCCATCCGGCAAACCAAGGCTGCCAACGTTACCTACATTTGTGCACCGACAGAAGAGCTGACATTTGCGCAGCAGCGTTTTAACCTGGTAGTAAGTTCATTGGCGCTGCACTACATAGCCAATTATCAGCAAGTGGTGACTAATGTATTTCAATGGCTGCAACCCGGCGGGCAATTCATTTTTTCTGTAGAGCATCCCATGTGTACTGCGATGCATCATGCACAATGGCAAACAGATGAAGCGGGCAATATCCTGCATTGGCCTGTAGATAATTACCAGGAAGAAACCATCCGTCATACTACCTGGTTTGTAGAAAATGTGATAAAATATCACCGTACTACCGCCACGTATGTAAATACATTAATTCAGGCAGGCTTCAGAATAGCCGGACTACACGAACCGTTACCGGTAAAGGAGTATCTGGAACAACGGCCTTCACTGGTCAGGGAATGCAGACGTCCTCCTTTTTTATTACTTGCTGCCACCAAACCGTCCATATAA
- a CDS encoding GNAT family N-acetyltransferase yields the protein MSLQFREATLQDLPAIVEIYNSTVAGRMVTADTTPVSVESRIPWFEAHSPEKRPLWMITSEDGLAGWASFQSFYGRPAYDGTAEISIYLHTSSRGKGYGKAILQHALAACPRLHIHTLLGFIFAHNLPSIQLFQRAGFEEWAHLPDVAILDGVPRSLKILGKKIPF from the coding sequence ATGTCGTTGCAATTCAGAGAAGCTACCTTACAAGACCTGCCTGCCATTGTGGAAATTTATAACAGTACAGTGGCCGGCCGCATGGTTACGGCAGACACTACCCCGGTAAGTGTGGAGAGCCGCATTCCCTGGTTTGAAGCGCATAGCCCTGAAAAACGGCCACTCTGGATGATTACCTCGGAAGATGGGCTTGCAGGATGGGCCAGCTTTCAGTCGTTCTATGGACGGCCGGCTTATGATGGTACCGCCGAAATCAGCATTTACCTGCATACCTCCTCCCGGGGTAAAGGTTATGGCAAAGCCATCCTGCAACATGCGCTGGCTGCCTGTCCCCGCTTACATATCCATACTCTCCTGGGATTCATTTTTGCGCATAACCTGCCCAGTATACAGCTATTCCAGCGGGCCGGATTTGAAGAATGGGCGCATCTGCCGGATGTGGCTATCCTGGATGGGGTGCCCCGCAGCCTGAAAATATTAGGAAAGAAAATTCCGTTCTGA
- a CDS encoding helix-turn-helix transcriptional regulator yields the protein MMIPSLTGNIPGKADAGLQEKIEWLERCANELPTVIIVMELATETVVYMSDRGRAWLGGVSQEALTAMGADYLRTYFNPEDVADYLPKILDMVYSPDHDKIVTFFQQVRASEQDPWSWYISTSKVFMRDAAGNPTHVITNATPIDPLHHITSKVNRLLEENNFLRLHKEAFALLTKREKEILHLMALGLNSSEMAAKLHISEKTATTHRRNIRIKLNAPTHYEITRFAQAFDLI from the coding sequence ATGATGATCCCTTCCCTTACCGGAAATATTCCCGGCAAAGCTGATGCTGGCTTGCAGGAAAAAATTGAATGGCTGGAAAGATGTGCAAATGAGCTGCCCACTGTCATTATAGTTATGGAACTGGCTACAGAAACGGTAGTGTATATGTCGGACAGAGGGCGGGCCTGGCTGGGAGGCGTATCCCAGGAAGCATTGACAGCGATGGGGGCTGATTACCTCCGTACCTATTTTAATCCCGAAGATGTAGCAGACTACCTGCCTAAAATACTGGACATGGTTTATTCTCCCGACCACGATAAGATCGTTACCTTTTTTCAGCAGGTAAGGGCATCCGAACAGGACCCGTGGAGCTGGTATATCAGTACCAGTAAGGTATTCATGCGGGATGCTGCAGGAAATCCCACGCATGTGATTACCAATGCCACCCCCATTGATCCGCTGCATCATATCACCTCTAAAGTAAACCGCTTACTGGAAGAGAATAATTTTTTGCGCCTGCATAAAGAGGCATTTGCCTTGCTTACCAAACGGGAAAAGGAAATTTTGCATCTGATGGCATTAGGGCTCAATTCTTCCGAAATGGCAGCGAAACTGCATATCTCTGAAAAAACAGCTACTACCCACCGCAGAAACATCCGCATAAAACTGAACGCACCCACGCATTATGAGATTACACGTTTTGCACAGGCTTTTGATTTGATATAG
- a CDS encoding EamA family transporter, with product MWWLYALLSAVFAALTAIFAKIGVASINSNLATAIRTAIVLIMAWAIVLTRGESKGIGQISRHTLLFLVLSGLATGLSWIFYFKALQIGKVSQVAPVDKLSVALTIILSVVFLHEALTWKTAIGALLIISGTLVLIL from the coding sequence ATGTGGTGGCTCTATGCATTGCTCTCTGCTGTTTTTGCTGCGTTAACAGCTATTTTCGCCAAAATAGGCGTAGCCAGTATCAATTCCAACCTGGCTACTGCTATCCGCACCGCCATTGTGCTTATCATGGCCTGGGCTATTGTATTGACACGGGGAGAATCCAAAGGCATCGGACAGATTTCCCGGCATACCTTATTGTTTCTGGTATTATCCGGATTGGCTACCGGGTTGTCCTGGATTTTTTACTTTAAAGCACTCCAGATAGGTAAAGTGTCACAAGTGGCCCCGGTGGACAAACTCAGTGTAGCATTGACCATCATTCTGTCGGTTGTTTTTTTGCACGAAGCACTTACCTGGAAAACCGCTATTGGCGCTTTGCTGATCATCAGCGGCACCCTGGTGCTGATATTGTAG